ATCAATCATTAAGGAATAGTTCTTTTTTGAATATTGTAATAGGGATAATACTAATTTATGGCGGCTTGAAATATACAAAAAAATAATATTTTATTCCTTCTGCCAGTTCCAGAACTTGTTGTTCGGCATCACATGCCATTCCGTATCCCGGCATTCAGTCCTCACTGGCACCCAAGTGCCTTTGATCTTTTTCACGGGACATATGTAGCAGGGGCCAGGGCTTTGTTTTTTTGAATTGTCTTGATAGTTGCACCTGATGTATGAGAATGATCTGCTGACATGTGATCTCTTGACGTGTGGGCAGACTATAGTGCCGCAACGGTCCCGTGTCGATACTATTCTTATGCACCTGTCGTGCACCTTCATCTTCCTGATGCTCACATACTCGGGTATGGTCTTCTGGACCTGCATCCTATAAAAAAGTTCAAGTTTAGTTTGCGTCAAGTTGTTGCTCATGGCCTTAATTTTAGGGCCAGGTATATTATCGCTATCCTAGTGGGAAGATGTATTTAGGATTAATTATAAGGAGGGATTAGAGTTTAAAAAACTTTTAATCAAATTAAGAAAAGAATAGAAAAGAAAAAATAAATTTATTTAACTTCGCACCCTTCGGCATCGGGGTGATTCTTGCACCTGTTCTCATCTAGTATCTTCAAGAATCTGTCTATTGGGAGGGATTTTGGAGCTATTTTTATTGCCCTGTAAAGGTTGTAATTGTTCTGACCATGTTTTGGCCAGTTGGAGTTTGCATATGCGCTCATTGATTGCTGGTATGTCGCATATGTCCATCTTGAACTGCTTTGAATTGCATAAAGATTGTAGTCGTTACTCCCTATGTAGATTGTCCCGTCTTCTCCTATTGAAGGTGATGACCTACCCGATCCAATGTAATATCGCCACTTATAATCGGTACGATCACCGCTGCCATTTGGGCTTATTGCATAAAGGTATCCGTCTTGGCTCCCTATATAGATTATACCGTCTGCACCGATTGCAGGAGAGGATGGAATACTACCGTCTGTTTCAAATCTCCACTTCAAATCACCGCTTGGAGTTATCGCATAAAGGTAATCGTCTGAGCTCCCAACGTATATTGTTCCGTCGGCACCTATTGCAGGAGATGAACGATTAATACCGTCATCTGTTTCATATCTCCACTTCAAATCACCGCTTGGAGTTATTGCGTAAAGGTAATAATCTGTGCTTCCGATGTATATCGTTCCGTCTGCTGCAACAGCAGGGGATGACCTAGCATAATCAGTGTCGATGTCATAAGTCCATTTCAATGCCCCACTTCGTGTTAATGCGTAAAGATTACCGTCATAGCTACCAACATAGATTGTGCCGTCTGCGCCGATTGCAGGTGATGAGTGGGCATAATCATCACTACCTATGTCATATCTCCACTTCAAAGTACCGCTAGGCGTCAGAGCATAGAAGTAACCGTTATGGCTGATAAAGTAGATTGTGCCGTCTGAATCAATTGCAGGGGAAGAGCAGATATAGTCTCCAGTGTCGTAAGTCCATTTTAACGATCCGCTTGGTGTCAGTGCATACAGAGAATAATCTTGAGATCCTATGTATATAGTGCCGTCAGGAGCTATTGCCGGTGCACCTGTAATGTAGTCTCCAGTTTCATATCTCCACTTCAAAGTACCGCTTGGAGTTATCGCATAAAAGTATCCGTCGCCGTCTCCGACATAGATTGTCCCGTCTGCACCAATTGCAGGGGGAGCATAGACGTAATCTTCTGTTTCGTAGGCCCATTTTAAATCTCCATCTGCGGCAAGAACCGCTCCGAAAGACGTTAGAAATATACTAACTAGTAAAACAGCTGTTATTTTTTTATTCATAATTAGTCACCATTATTGTTAGCAGAATATGAATTTTTATTCCTTTTAAGTATTTCGCCTAACTCGGCTAAGGCGTTTGCCACTAATTTTATGGCCAGTTCCATTAAACGAAATGGCCCTATCTTTTAATAGAAGCTGGAGATGTTAAAGGATCCTTTAATAAGAAAGGAAATAATTAAAATCAACGAGCAATAACCCCCGGCACTATCCCTTATTTTACCTTGCCCGCCATATTCCTGAACTCATTTTTTATTTCTGAGTCTGAGTCAATTGCTTCAATTAGCTCCATAATCTTCTTGAAAGTATGTAGTTTTGCACTGTCCTCCATTGTTTCGTTGATGA
This portion of the Methanofastidiosum sp. genome encodes:
- a CDS encoding PQQ-binding-like beta-propeller repeat protein, coding for MNKKITAVLLVSIFLTSFGAVLAADGDLKWAYETEDYVYAPPAIGADGTIYVGDGDGYFYAITPSGTLKWRYETGDYITGAPAIAPDGTIYIGSQDYSLYALTPSGSLKWTYDTGDYICSSPAIDSDGTIYFISHNGYFYALTPSGTLKWRYDIGSDDYAHSSPAIGADGTIYVGSYDGNLYALTRSGALKWTYDIDTDYARSSPAVAADGTIYIGSTDYYLYAITPSGDLKWRYETDDGINRSSPAIGADGTIYVGSSDDYLYAITPSGDLKWRFETDGSIPSSPAIGADGIIYIGSQDGYLYAISPNGSGDRTDYKWRYYIGSGRSSPSIGEDGTIYIGSNDYNLYAIQSSSRWTYATYQQSMSAYANSNWPKHGQNNYNLYRAIKIAPKSLPIDRFLKILDENRCKNHPDAEGCEVK